Proteins from a genomic interval of Euleptes europaea isolate rEulEur1 chromosome 18, rEulEur1.hap1, whole genome shotgun sequence:
- the LOC130489840 gene encoding arachidonate 12-lipoxygenase, 12R-type-like, producing the protein MATYKIRVATGDFLCGGTMDSVAITLVGTQGESPKFQLDSCGKDFSPGAVDEHVVQTERDLGPILLVRLHKERYSIFPQTRWNCSFVEVAGPGEEVYRFPCYQWIVGYTTLELREGAAKTICKDAENQLLLRHRKEELRAKQQAYRYKEFQPGWPKCLDVDIR; encoded by the exons ATGGCCACCTACAAAATCCGAGTGGCCACGGGCGACTTCCTGTGTGGGGGTACCATGGACTCCGTCGCCATCACCTTGGTGGGAACTCAGGGGGAAAGTCCCAAGTTCCAGTTGGATAGTTGCGGCAAGGATTTTTCGCCTGGGGCG GTGGATGAACACGTGGTTCAAACCGAGCGAGACTTGGGACCCATCCTGCTCGTCCGGCTGCACAAGGAGCGCTACAGCATCTTCCCGCAGACCAGATGGAACTGCAGCTTTGTGGAAGTGGCAGGTCCCGGGGAAGAAGTTTACCGTTTCCCCTGTTACCAATGGATTGTGGGATATACTACCTTGGAGCTAAGAGAAGGAGCAG CCAAAACCATCTGCAAGGATGCTGAGAACCAGCTGCTTTTACGGCACCGGAAAGAGGAGCTCAGAGCCAAGCAGCAGGCCTACAG ATATAAAGAATTTCAGCCAGGTTGGCCAAAGTGCTTGGACGTGGACATT AGGTGA